A region from the Corynebacterium halotolerans YIM 70093 = DSM 44683 genome encodes:
- a CDS encoding DUF421 domain-containing protein, translating into MNWSETLMLSVPLPELLIRGSITFVLLYVLIRIVGRRESAAVGLTDVLVVVLIADAASTGMLGESKTIADGFVVIVVILFWSVVIDALSFHFPWFSRLAKAGPKPLIEDGQLVRRTMKREFMTREEVMTQLRMNGIGDPSEVERAYLEPNGSISIVTREEGDRERERYGKSPESTEEQ; encoded by the coding sequence GTGAACTGGTCCGAGACACTGATGCTGAGCGTGCCGCTGCCGGAGCTGCTCATCCGCGGGAGCATCACCTTTGTGCTGCTGTACGTCCTCATCCGCATCGTGGGGCGCCGCGAGTCCGCCGCCGTGGGGCTGACCGACGTGCTCGTGGTCGTGCTCATCGCCGACGCCGCGAGCACCGGCATGCTCGGCGAGAGCAAGACCATCGCCGACGGTTTCGTCGTGATCGTGGTGATCCTGTTCTGGAGCGTGGTCATTGACGCGCTGAGCTTCCACTTCCCGTGGTTCTCCCGCCTGGCGAAGGCCGGCCCGAAGCCACTGATCGAGGACGGTCAGCTGGTGCGCAGGACGATGAAACGTGAGTTCATGACCCGTGAGGAGGTGATGACGCAGCTGCGGATGAACGGCATCGGGGATCCGTCCGAGGTGGAGCGCGCCTACCTGGAGCCGAACGGCAGCATCAGCATCGTCACCAGGGAGGAGGGCGACCGTGAGCGCGAGCGCTACGGCAAGAGCCCGGAGAGCACGGAGGAGCAGTAA
- a CDS encoding Sir2 family NAD-dependent protein deacetylase translates to MGTVTTIFGPSDAFPEPGINQAHQAALRSIARVVDETATPTPPEQALQQITEQLNLGPALVVTGAGVSTDSGIPDYRGPRGSLSRHRPMTYQEFSHDPAASHRYWARSYVGWRQIDVAGPNRTHFALVELERAGFVHGVVTQNVDGLHREAGSENLVPLHGDLATVMCLDCGHREERHLFDLRLEEANPGYLESVALDPSMVNPDGDVTLPQSAVDRFVMAGCAMCGSARLKPDVVYFGEPVPVERKRRAAQMLADSASLIVAGSSLAVMSGYRIALDACKQGKPVAVINGGPGRADGKVTTLWRTRVAPAFDALLDELGL, encoded by the coding sequence TTGGGCACTGTGACTACAATTTTCGGCCCATCCGACGCCTTCCCGGAGCCGGGCATCAACCAGGCCCACCAGGCGGCGCTGCGTTCCATCGCGCGCGTGGTCGACGAGACGGCCACGCCCACCCCACCGGAGCAGGCCCTCCAGCAGATCACCGAACAGCTGAACCTCGGACCCGCGCTCGTCGTCACGGGCGCCGGTGTGTCCACGGACTCCGGCATCCCCGACTACCGCGGCCCCCGCGGCTCGCTGTCCCGGCACCGGCCGATGACCTACCAGGAGTTCAGCCACGACCCGGCCGCCTCGCACCGGTACTGGGCGCGCAGCTACGTCGGCTGGCGGCAGATAGATGTCGCGGGGCCCAACCGCACCCATTTCGCGCTCGTCGAGCTTGAGCGCGCCGGGTTCGTGCACGGTGTCGTCACTCAGAACGTCGACGGCCTGCACCGCGAGGCCGGCTCGGAGAATCTCGTCCCCCTGCACGGCGATCTGGCCACCGTGATGTGCCTGGACTGCGGGCACCGCGAGGAGCGCCACCTCTTCGACCTCCGTCTGGAGGAGGCGAATCCGGGCTACCTGGAGTCGGTGGCGCTGGACCCGTCGATGGTCAACCCGGACGGCGACGTCACGCTGCCGCAGTCGGCCGTCGACCGTTTCGTCATGGCCGGGTGCGCCATGTGTGGCTCGGCCAGACTGAAGCCGGACGTGGTGTACTTCGGCGAGCCGGTGCCGGTTGAACGCAAGCGGCGGGCGGCGCAGATGCTGGCGGACTCGGCGTCGCTGATCGTCGCCGGGTCCTCGCTGGCGGTGATGAGCGGCTACCGCATCGCGCTCGACGCGTGCAAGCAGGGCAAACCGGTCGCCGTCATCAACGGCGGTCCTGGGCGGGCGGACGGCAAGGTGACCACGCTGTGGCGCACGCGGGTCGCACCGGCCTTCGACGCCCTGCTGGACGAGCTCGGGCTGTGA
- a CDS encoding peptide MFS transporter: MSTDTTQDGVTPEPVSTTSADGNSAAHQQRQFFGQPWGLANLFGVEMWERFSFYGMQSILAYYLYYSVTDGGLGMDQTAALSIIGAYGGFVYVTSLIASFVADRLIGSERTLFYAAVTVMAGHIALALIPGYVGLSIGLVLIGLGSGGVKTAAQVVLGQLYSRTDTRRDAGFSIFYMGVNIGGLFGPLLTGWIWGMQGFHWGFGLAAIGMALGLIQYVLMRKSTIGAAGHAVPNPLPKKQYLPWALGAVVVVAVVIALIGTGIIRLEWLSTITAAIAFIAAVVLLSQMYTSPLTSPEEKSRLLGFIPMFVGGVLFFAIFQSQFTVLAVYADQRLNLNFLGLELTPNQVQSFNPLFIIIFSGVFAALWTRLGKRQWSTPVKFGVANIIIGASLFFFLPYAGGGENSTPMLVIIWILFLFTMGELLLSPVGNSLATKVAPQAFQSRMFAVWLMAVSMGTSLSGTLGGFYNPEDAGAERTFFVTVGIAAIVLGLVTIALKRWVLKKFVDVR; encoded by the coding sequence ATGAGCACCGACACCACACAGGACGGTGTGACACCCGAGCCCGTCAGCACAACATCAGCGGACGGCAACTCGGCTGCCCACCAGCAACGTCAATTCTTCGGTCAGCCCTGGGGGCTGGCGAACCTCTTCGGGGTCGAGATGTGGGAGCGCTTCAGCTTCTACGGTATGCAGTCGATCCTCGCGTACTACCTCTACTACTCCGTCACCGACGGTGGTCTGGGCATGGACCAGACCGCAGCGCTGTCGATCATCGGCGCCTACGGCGGCTTCGTCTACGTCACCTCACTGATCGCCTCCTTCGTCGCGGACCGACTCATCGGCTCCGAACGGACCCTGTTCTACGCCGCCGTCACCGTGATGGCGGGCCACATCGCCCTGGCCCTGATTCCGGGCTACGTGGGCCTGTCCATCGGCCTGGTGCTGATCGGCCTCGGCTCCGGCGGCGTGAAGACCGCCGCGCAGGTCGTCCTCGGCCAGCTCTACAGCCGCACCGACACCCGCCGCGACGCCGGCTTCTCCATCTTCTACATGGGGGTGAACATCGGTGGCCTGTTCGGGCCGCTGCTCACCGGCTGGATCTGGGGCATGCAGGGCTTCCACTGGGGTTTCGGCCTGGCCGCCATCGGCATGGCCCTGGGCCTGATCCAGTACGTCCTCATGCGCAAGTCCACCATCGGTGCCGCCGGCCACGCCGTCCCCAACCCGCTGCCGAAGAAGCAGTACCTGCCGTGGGCCCTGGGTGCGGTGGTCGTCGTCGCCGTCGTCATCGCCCTGATCGGCACCGGCATCATCCGTCTCGAGTGGCTGTCGACGATCACCGCCGCCATCGCCTTCATCGCCGCCGTGGTGCTGCTGTCCCAGATGTACACGTCCCCGCTGACCAGTCCGGAGGAAAAGTCCCGTCTCCTCGGCTTCATCCCGATGTTCGTCGGCGGCGTGCTGTTCTTCGCGATCTTCCAGTCACAGTTCACCGTCCTGGCCGTCTACGCCGACCAGCGCCTGAACCTGAACTTCCTCGGCCTCGAGCTCACCCCCAACCAGGTCCAGTCCTTCAACCCGCTGTTCATCATCATCTTCTCCGGCGTCTTCGCCGCCCTGTGGACCAGGTTGGGCAAGCGCCAGTGGTCCACCCCGGTGAAATTCGGCGTCGCCAACATCATCATCGGTGCCTCGCTGTTCTTCTTCCTGCCGTACGCCGGCGGCGGTGAGAACTCCACCCCGATGCTGGTGATCATCTGGATCCTGTTCCTGTTCACCATGGGTGAGCTGCTGCTCTCCCCGGTGGGCAACTCCCTGGCCACCAAGGTCGCCCCGCAGGCCTTCCAGTCCCGCATGTTCGCCGTCTGGCTGATGGCCGTGTCCATGGGCACCTCGCTCTCCGGCACCCTCGGCGGGTTCTACAACCCCGAGGACGCGGGCGCGGAACGCACGTTCTTCGTCACCGTCGGCATCGCGGCGATCGTCCTCGGCCTGGTGACCATCGCACTCAAGCGGTGGGTGCTGAAGAAGTTCGTGGACGTGCGGTAA
- a CDS encoding helix-turn-helix domain-containing protein, which yields MHALTKNTAHTVADVSDTLKHARVAAGLTQSEIAKQLDVSRSWISQFERGQTKGVALARILDIAEALGVTISLDYEGAEEQPQGAVLPPETISPKGAVFHVRSGLDLVHQRQTVADAAQVAQPVELPELVEA from the coding sequence ATGCACGCCCTGACCAAGAACACCGCCCACACCGTCGCCGATGTCTCCGACACCCTCAAGCACGCCCGCGTCGCCGCGGGGCTGACCCAGTCGGAGATTGCCAAGCAGCTCGACGTCTCCCGCTCCTGGATCAGCCAGTTCGAGCGCGGCCAGACCAAGGGTGTGGCGCTGGCCCGCATCCTCGACATCGCCGAGGCCCTCGGCGTGACCATCTCCCTGGACTACGAGGGCGCCGAGGAGCAGCCGCAGGGTGCCGTGCTCCCGCCGGAGACCATCTCCCCGAAGGGGGCGGTCTTCCACGTGCGCAGCGGCCTGGATCTGGTGCACCAGCGCCAGACCGTCGCCGACGCCGCACAGGTGGCCCAGCCCGTGGAGCTGCCGGAGCTCGTCGAGGCGTAG